Proteins encoded within one genomic window of Balaenoptera ricei isolate mBalRic1 chromosome 10, mBalRic1.hap2, whole genome shotgun sequence:
- the LOC132373788 gene encoding hibernation-associated plasma protein HP-25-like — protein sequence MDTPWDCFWLWVLSITSAPADLKTEGNSEPCEPRGPPGPPSPPGPLGIAGPQGHPGKMGQRGSPGAIERCPLPPKSAFFAKLSEPLPKPFQPVVFKEVLYNQQDHINLTTGVFSCTTPGVYNFAFDNELFQRSVKIGLMRNGIQVRWKQAQAKDSHKHALGTVIVHLEKEDKVWLESKLNEAESEKGTTQIMFFGYLLYGN from the exons ATGGACACTCCTTGGGACT GTTTCTGGCTTTGGGTCCTGTCCATAACATCAGCCCCAGCTGATCTCAAGACCGAAGGAAATTCTGAACCCTGTGAACCTCGGGGACCCCCAGGCCCCCCAAGCCCTCCAGGCCCTTTGGGAATAGCTG GTCCTCAAGGTCATCCAGGAAAAATGGGACAAAGAGGGTCACCTGGAGCTATTGAGAGGTGCCCATTGCCACCAAAATCTGCTTTTTTCGCGAAGCTTAGTGAACCTCTCCCAAAGCCCTTCCAGCCCGTTGTTTTCAAGGAAGTCCTGTACAACCAGCAGGACCACATTAATCTGACCACTGGAGTGTTCAGCTGCACCACCCCTGGTGTGTACAATTTTGCCTTTGACAATGAGCTGTTTCAGAGATCTGTGAAGATAGGACTCATGAGGAATGGCATCCAGGTCAGATGGAAGCAAGCCCAAGCCAAAGACAGTCACAAACATGCTTTGGGAACTGTCATTGTGCATCTGGAGAAGGAGGACAAGGTCTGGCTGGAATCCAAGCTGAATGAagcagaatctgaaaaaggaacgACTCAAATTATGTTCTTTGGGTATTTGCTTTATGGAAATTAA